GTCCTCGACGAAGCCCCGGCGCTCGAACGAGCGGGCGCCGTCCCCGATCCCCGGGAGCATGACGAGCAGGCAGCGCGACGACGACGCGCCAGGTCGATGTTCGGTCCGCAGCGTCGGGCGCATGGGGCGGATCACCGCGCAGCCGGCGAGCCAGACGAGCAGAGACACCGCGACGAGCGGTGCGCGAGCGGTGCATCCCATCGTCGAGATCAGCTGCTCCCCGGTCGATGCACTTCAAGTCTCGGCCAGCAAGTCGGTGGTGGCCGCCGCGAAGGTGGTCGTCGCGCTTCGCGCGTGACCGGGTCGGCCTGGCGCACCAATTCGCGCCGAAGGTGCGCCGTTCGCCGCCAAACGCGCCGCGCTTTGAATCCTTCGCGCAGCCTGGCGTAGATGCTGCTCGAAGGAGGTCACATGAGCAAAGTCGACATCGCACGTAACATGGCGCTCTTCGCGCTGACCCTCGCGCTGGGTGCCTGCGGAGGGATCCACCGCAGCTACCTCGTGGCCGACCGGCAGGACGCGGAGGGGCTGATCGACGCGATCGACCAGGTCTCCCGCGCTCGTGGCTACGAGACGAGGACGCGGGAGGGGCGCGTCGTCAAGCTCGTGTTCGATCGTGGGACGGGCTCACGGATGGCGTTCTCTCTGCGGCGGAACGGCGTCTTGCTGACCGTGAGCGTCGACGAGGAGCGCGTGGCGCCGTCCGACGTCGAGGCCGAGCTCGCGCGCGTCGAGGCCGCTGGACGGGAGCTGCTGGCGCTCGCGCGCGTGGAGGCGGCCGAGGTGGCCCGGGTGCAGGCGCTCCGAGCCGAGGAGGAGGCCGCGGCGGAGCGCGCCCGAGCTGCGCAGGCGCAGCAGGAGAGCGCCGACCGCGAGGCAGACGGCGCGCGGCTGCGTGCGTTCATGGACCAGAACCAGGCGCGACACGACGCCTTCCGCGCTCGGAACGATCCGCCCGCCGCATCCGCGGCGCCGACGCAGGCGCCCGGGCAGGGGGGTGGCGGAGCCGGGCACTGCTGCGTCAACGGCGCCTTCTATGCTTGTCCCGACCCCGCCGCGGTCGACCGCTGCGTGGGCGCGTTCACGCGCTGCCTCAGCGGCTGCGGTATGACCTGCGTCGAGGAGTGCATGCAGTCGTCCCCGCCGGATCCGTCGGGCTGCCGACGGGACAGCGCCCGAGACGGCGAGTGCTGAGTCCCCGCGCCTCCCGGCGGACACGGAGCTCGACCACACGCTGACGATCGGCGACGGGTCTCGGTGAGCCGCCCCCCGAGACGCGGGTCGCCGTTCCGAGGCTGGCGCGTCCGTCATCGAGTGCATGTACGAAGCGTGCACGACGACAGGAGGACGCCATGAGATCCGTCGCACGAAAGAGGCCCAGCTCGCGCCCCGAGGCGCTCGGTGACGCGCTCCGTTTCGGCCCGTACGAGGCCCGCATGGAGCTCGCCTCCGGGGGCATGGCGACCGTGTACCTGGCGCAGACGGCCGGGTCGGGGTCGCATGGCTCGAGCGGCCGCTTCGCCGCGGTGAAGGTGATCCACCCTCACCTGATGGGCGACGCCCAGTTCGCGGAGATGTTCGTGGACGAGGCCGAGATCGCCTCGCGCATCCGCCACCCGAACGTGTGCGGCGTGTACGACTTCGAGGTCGGGCCCGAGCTCGCCTACATGGCGATGGAGTACCTCGTCGGCGTCTCGATGGCGAAGCTCCAGCGTAAGCTCGCCGCGACGCGAGAGCGGGACCACGTGCGGGACGCGCGCATGATCTGTCGCGCGCTCGCCGACGCGTGCGAGGGGCTGCACGCGGCGCACGAGCTCACCGACGAGGACGGCGTGCCGCTCGACGTGGTGCACCGCGACGTCTCTCCGGGGAACGTGATGTTGACCTTCGACGGGGTGGCGAAGGTGGTCGACTTCGGCGTGGCCGCCGCGGCGCGCAAGCGGCATCGCACCCAGACCGGCATGCTCAAGGGCAAGTTCGCGTACATCGCGCCCGAGTACCTGCTGGGCAAGAAGGCGGACCGCCGCGCCGACGTCTGGGGCGTGGGCGTGCTCGCGTGGGAGCTCGTGACCTCGGAGCGCCTCTTCCGTCGCGACACGGACGCGGACACCCTGCGCGCGGTGATGGACGAGCCGGTCCCCGCTCCGTCGACGGTCCGGCCGGAGCTGCCCGCCGAGCTCGACGCGGTGCTCATGAAGGCGCTCGCGCGTGATCCGGCCCAGCGCTACGCCAGCGCGCGCGAGCTGGGGCGGGACCTCGCGCGCTGCGCGAACGTGGAAGAGGGCATCGTGCACGCCGATCTGGCGGAGTGGCTGCAGTCGCTCTTCCCGGGGGCGCACGCGCGGCGCCAGTACGAGCTCGAGCTGGCGGGGCAGCGACACGAGGAGGGCGTCGCGTCGTCGCGCCCCCCGCCGCCGCCCGACGTCGAGCCGACCCGGCTCTACGAGCGCCTCGAGGCGCCGCCGCCCAGCCCCGTGCGCGATCGCCCGCACATCAACCCGCCGCCCGAGATCACCGCGCCCATGCGCGCGCCGCGGACCCCGTGGCTCGTGGCCGGCGCGCTGCTGCTCGGCTGCACCATCGGAGGCCTCGCGGTCCACCTGAGCGCCGACGTGGTGGCCGCCGATCCGGCCCGCTCGACGCCGACGACGACTCCGGTGACGCCGCCCGAGCCGGCCGAGCCCCCGAGCCGCCCCGCGCCCATCCCGCGCCTGCAGCTCCAGGCCGGCGTGGGCCTCGCGCACGGGCCCTACGTGGTCGAGGTGAGCGAGGGGGAGGACGAC
This window of the Sandaracinaceae bacterium genome carries:
- a CDS encoding serine/threonine-protein kinase → MRSVARKRPSSRPEALGDALRFGPYEARMELASGGMATVYLAQTAGSGSHGSSGRFAAVKVIHPHLMGDAQFAEMFVDEAEIASRIRHPNVCGVYDFEVGPELAYMAMEYLVGVSMAKLQRKLAATRERDHVRDARMICRALADACEGLHAAHELTDEDGVPLDVVHRDVSPGNVMLTFDGVAKVVDFGVAAAARKRHRTQTGMLKGKFAYIAPEYLLGKKADRRADVWGVGVLAWELVTSERLFRRDTDADTLRAVMDEPVPAPSTVRPELPAELDAVLMKALARDPAQRYASARELGRDLARCANVEEGIVHADLAEWLQSLFPGAHARRQYELELAGQRHEEGVASSRPPPPPDVEPTRLYERLEAPPPSPVRDRPHINPPPEITAPMRAPRTPWLVAGALLLGCTIGGLAVHLSADVVAADPARSTPTTTPVTPPEPAEPPSRPAPIPRLQLQAGVGLAHGPYVVEVSEGEDDALLLSIRREPAPEAPETQPPEPRRRARRTTQSDSQAPAAPAYVRLATEPSAASDRARRLAAP